The genomic region TCCAAATGTAGGAGTTGTTCCATTCCAATTCCAATTCGGTATATGATCTATCCCCATATCAAATGCATGATTTATAAACCCCATAATCATATCTCTTCCTCTATTCCCAAAATGGGTAAACTTTTGCCAACTTCTATTTCCCCAGTTAATTTCTTGCTCAAGCATACACAGTGCTAATTCAGATAGTACTATTTCTTCCATTTCATCATGTGCAACATCTTCAATATGTTCACCTCTCCATATTCTCATACAATTATTTATGTTTGAATGCTCCATAACCCCTTCTATCAAATCTCTGTGTGTTAGTCCATTACCTAAATCTATAAAAAAGTCATAATATCCTAATTTAGGCTTTCTATCAACAGTATTAAAGTTGTCTTCTCTAGCCATCAATCCTCGATATCCTCTATATCGTATAGATAGAACTTCGCCATTTTGAAGTGTTATCATTGGAACTATAGCATCATAATCTAAATTTTCATTCCCTTCTGGTATTGAATCTATATACAGCCTTCCTAATTCAAATATATTCATTTTAAGCTACTCCCCTTCTAATTTACATATTATTAAGAGCGATGGATATACACCGCTCTTAGATATTAACTCTTATAATGTGTATCCTAATGCTTGTGCTACATATTTCTTTGTTTCAGTTATAGATGCTCTATTAGTCACTACCTTTTCATCGTCCCCAGATGATATTATTCCAGATTGTTTAAACAGCTGATTTGTTCTATCCCAATTATAATCCATAAGCTTTCTTAACTCTTCATAATGATTCTCTCTGCTAAAATTATCAAATATATAATTTGCTACACCTGCTGCTATAGCAACTCCTACTCCTAACGTTATAATTGATTGGTTTCTAATATTAGGAGTATTTGATCTATTGTTTAAACAGTCTCTTAGATATCTATTATCTTTCAACATTTCAAAGAATTTTCCAACTCTATATTCAACTTCTAATTTCATATCCTCATCAGCTAAAGCTTTGTTTGCTCTATCTTCTGCAGTCTTAGCCCCTTGTGAATCTATTCCTACTAACTCTATTACTGCATTTTTAATATTATTTAATGTGTATATATCATTGCTATTTTTTGATACGCTTGTAGATAATATATTTGTGATATCCTCTAGGTAAGTACTCTTAGACATTAATTCAGCTACTAGTTTTGGTAATGGATCTCTAGTATTAAATAATGTATTTATTGATGGTGTTGTTTGCTTTGCATTTTTATTTACATCAACAAAATCTT from Paraclostridium bifermentans harbors:
- a CDS encoding DNA sulfur modification protein DndB, with protein sequence MDNTKELQIHTMERKKAGFATASITVPAIAYRSGNRIWYAITVPFGALKSGIVKTSSVKKKGEEIIKSEIKNRFLDKSHKDEIKEYMKIEKQFTIPPVTLVCTEKLPFEPIVFGDVSDTLRTQEDLYDILEQVGSLGGIIQIPLDYQFECLDGNHRSVAIRELAEEMPEITVGSSLLLNIVCEADMMKIRQDFVDVNKNAKQTTPSINTLFNTRDPLPKLVAELMSKSTYLEDITNILSTSVSKNSNDIYTLNNIKNAVIELVGIDSQGAKTAEDRANKALADEDMKLEVEYRVGKFFEMLKDNRYLRDCLNNRSNTPNIRNQSIITLGVGVAIAAGVANYIFDNFSRENHYEELRKLMDYNWDRTNQLFKQSGIISSGDDEKVVTNRASITETKKYVAQALGYTL